A DNA window from Bdellovibrio sp. BCCA contains the following coding sequences:
- a CDS encoding translocation/assembly module TamB domain-containing protein, with protein sequence MKRAFWILITPLAGFLVLWVLGSMVIGPKIESWALNKIQTYSDSSLPVRIRAQNLNLKLFKPSLALEGIDIEGKGELAEPLKKIHIGGVRVFVDFFHLLSGRMTLSAVIIDSPEVELNIDPFLKSDTPPKELPMDALFNQLEKLPLQRVFLQNIQLRVTSQDLKLDTVVQSGDLLLTNMGKNITAKIDVPAVALTLGNFGSFQGSLDGHLYLTRQSLRIIQLGARFDESEILARGELTRFSEITIKPSGLLDISGRINLADIHKELKKARPQMKLPGLSGEVNLDVETRFDGLENLRGKADITTRSLVVDKFEIGDARIQGEYKDRTVTFSEVKVQHPAGDATVTKSQISLRDDYEFKAKINVPALDLQKLFQSLDLNNIPVGAELQGELPCAGQIYPHFQVTCTGASISAQNLWVKSGMKPKDLAILNLDSMSAQGQVQVTPQAVSYAAALNLGTSTGNSDGVIDFSKGFKINFKTKKLELKNIKNLANLKLEGSTSIEGSTSGDSAAAIFDINLNARDFIFEDFALGNLISTLKYRGGTLYFDDIAGAVNKTQYLGDLKVDLNHSTLGGEFSAPTADLNDIALVFARIYKFPVDVAGIGAAKARVHGPLSFWKMNYNLESAFKNVMIGPESFDILNFNVSAQNGNIKTDKVLLQKGNATLAVQGGISSEQVMNLYADGKNWKLEESDIISKINSNILGNLNFAAELKDSVKNPQVMIKGAVTDTYFEDQEIPNSNFILTLNRNSFGAQLSLFGDKVQGEFQLPFEKGKAPLLVKMKTNNWNYSSLLGLIGGANLASEYSSSLTSTVDLRADTGDFFKSSGKIHIQTFALKRGTLSTSNKNGPIDITSNNGVVDIKNFHLEGPNNNLVVKGENFTAEDLNVAVSAQMDIRLLQIFMPFLDDLGGTLHASTTVSGSVKKPEILGNLNTENAFLKLKGFPHPLERLSMEVVFSQSKVLVNSIRANIAGGTLTGDGGILINGIRDIPTSIRLRMDNVTFNVPDKVRSSGNADLLFSGRWFPFTLSGTFHVSSALVEKEFTEEGGVAGVKQSVYLPKVIRESHFEPILLDLQLILDRNIVVKNSLIDGSVSGHLQVKGAPSNPILLGKINMEKKSKLIFKDKVFDIQNGVIEFNDPDQINPNLYITAQSRINDYDISLLAQGPSKNLTIRLTSVPPLPEQDIISLIALGVTSSAMDQNVQSRQQAEQLGFEIGGAVLAKPIGKAFESATGFNLQVGSQYDSTRNISVPKVTVSRRLSERVKVSGSRPVRDTQSYDLKLEYFINNNWTAIGSFENRGIEDNTTLQSTQPEAQSIFGLDLEFKREFK encoded by the coding sequence ATGAAGCGAGCGTTCTGGATTTTAATCACGCCTCTTGCGGGATTTTTAGTGCTTTGGGTTTTGGGCTCCATGGTGATTGGACCTAAAATCGAATCGTGGGCGCTGAATAAAATCCAAACGTATTCGGATTCCTCACTTCCCGTTCGCATCCGTGCACAAAATTTAAATCTAAAACTTTTTAAACCTTCGTTGGCTTTAGAAGGTATTGATATCGAGGGCAAAGGTGAACTGGCCGAACCGCTTAAAAAAATTCATATCGGCGGCGTTCGTGTTTTTGTCGATTTCTTTCATCTGCTCAGCGGTCGCATGACTCTCTCAGCGGTGATTATCGACTCACCGGAAGTTGAATTGAATATCGATCCTTTTTTAAAAAGCGATACGCCTCCCAAAGAGCTTCCGATGGATGCTCTTTTCAATCAGCTTGAAAAGCTGCCGCTGCAAAGAGTGTTTTTGCAGAACATCCAGCTTCGCGTGACTTCTCAAGATTTGAAATTAGACACCGTTGTTCAAAGCGGCGATCTTCTTTTAACGAACATGGGAAAGAACATCACTGCAAAAATCGATGTTCCTGCCGTGGCCTTGACGCTGGGAAATTTTGGAAGTTTCCAAGGATCTTTGGATGGTCACTTGTATTTGACTCGTCAATCCTTGCGCATCATTCAGCTGGGCGCTCGTTTCGATGAATCTGAAATCCTCGCCCGCGGTGAACTCACTCGTTTTAGCGAAATCACGATCAAGCCTTCAGGGCTTTTAGATATCTCAGGTCGTATCAACCTGGCAGATATTCACAAGGAACTTAAAAAAGCGCGTCCGCAAATGAAGCTGCCAGGGCTTTCCGGCGAAGTGAATCTCGATGTAGAAACTCGTTTCGACGGTTTAGAAAACCTGCGTGGCAAAGCCGATATTACGACGCGCTCTTTGGTGGTCGATAAATTTGAAATCGGTGATGCTCGTATTCAGGGTGAATATAAAGATCGCACCGTGACTTTCTCGGAAGTTAAAGTTCAACATCCGGCAGGTGATGCCACTGTTACAAAATCACAGATTTCTCTGCGTGATGATTACGAATTCAAGGCAAAAATCAATGTTCCCGCTCTGGATCTGCAAAAGCTGTTTCAATCTTTGGATTTAAACAACATTCCCGTCGGAGCGGAACTTCAAGGGGAACTTCCTTGCGCGGGACAAATTTATCCCCACTTCCAGGTGACTTGCACAGGCGCATCGATCTCAGCACAAAATCTTTGGGTGAAATCCGGAATGAAGCCGAAAGATTTAGCTATTTTAAATCTAGACTCAATGAGCGCTCAAGGTCAGGTGCAAGTCACCCCTCAAGCTGTGAGTTATGCCGCGGCTTTGAACCTTGGGACGAGTACTGGCAACAGTGACGGTGTGATTGATTTTAGCAAAGGTTTTAAGATCAATTTCAAAACCAAAAAACTGGAACTCAAAAATATAAAAAATCTGGCAAATCTAAAACTCGAAGGCTCAACAAGCATCGAAGGATCTACATCAGGGGACTCTGCCGCTGCGATCTTTGATATAAACCTGAATGCCCGCGATTTTATTTTCGAGGATTTCGCATTAGGAAACTTGATCAGCACTCTCAAATACCGCGGCGGTACATTGTATTTTGATGATATCGCTGGAGCCGTTAATAAAACTCAGTATTTAGGTGATTTAAAAGTGGATTTGAATCACAGCACACTGGGCGGAGAATTCAGCGCACCAACGGCGGATCTTAACGACATCGCTTTGGTTTTTGCGCGCATTTATAAATTCCCAGTGGATGTTGCGGGGATCGGTGCCGCGAAAGCGCGCGTGCACGGTCCTTTGAGCTTTTGGAAAATGAATTACAATCTGGAGTCTGCGTTTAAGAATGTGATGATCGGTCCTGAAAGTTTCGACATTCTTAACTTTAACGTCTCAGCGCAAAATGGAAATATCAAAACCGACAAGGTCCTTCTGCAAAAAGGCAATGCCACTTTAGCGGTTCAAGGCGGCATCAGCTCTGAGCAGGTGATGAATCTTTATGCGGATGGAAAAAACTGGAAACTTGAAGAGTCGGATATTATCAGCAAAATCAATTCGAACATTCTTGGAAACTTAAACTTTGCAGCGGAACTTAAAGACTCCGTCAAAAATCCTCAAGTGATGATCAAAGGTGCCGTGACGGATACTTACTTTGAGGATCAGGAGATTCCTAATTCGAATTTCATTCTTACTTTAAATCGCAACAGCTTTGGCGCGCAGCTCAGTCTTTTCGGCGACAAGGTTCAAGGAGAATTCCAACTGCCATTTGAAAAAGGCAAAGCTCCTTTGTTAGTGAAGATGAAGACCAATAATTGGAATTACTCTTCCCTGCTGGGCCTTATCGGCGGAGCCAACCTTGCCAGTGAGTACAGTTCATCTTTAACCTCCACCGTAGATTTGCGCGCAGATACGGGAGACTTCTTTAAGTCATCGGGGAAAATTCATATCCAAACATTCGCTTTAAAACGCGGCACTCTTTCAACTTCCAATAAAAATGGTCCTATTGATATCACGAGCAACAATGGTGTCGTCGATATTAAAAATTTCCACTTAGAAGGCCCGAACAACAACTTAGTCGTCAAAGGTGAAAATTTCACGGCCGAGGACTTAAATGTTGCCGTGAGTGCGCAGATGGACATCCGCCTTTTGCAAATCTTTATGCCGTTCTTAGATGATCTAGGCGGAACTCTGCACGCCTCAACAACGGTGTCTGGTTCCGTTAAAAAACCTGAGATCTTAGGAAATCTTAATACAGAAAATGCCTTCCTAAAACTCAAAGGTTTTCCTCACCCGCTTGAGCGCCTTTCGATGGAAGTAGTTTTCTCGCAAAGCAAAGTTTTGGTGAATTCGATCCGTGCCAATATCGCCGGCGGAACTCTTACTGGAGACGGTGGCATTTTAATCAACGGCATTCGCGACATCCCGACGTCCATTCGTCTGCGCATGGACAATGTCACCTTCAATGTTCCCGATAAAGTTCGCAGCAGCGGAAATGCCGATCTGCTCTTTTCGGGCCGTTGGTTCCCATTCACACTTTCTGGAACTTTCCACGTCAGCAGCGCTTTGGTTGAAAAAGAATTTACGGAAGAGGGTGGCGTCGCCGGAGTTAAACAAAGCGTTTATCTTCCAAAAGTCATCCGCGAGAGTCACTTTGAACCGATTCTTTTAGATCTACAGTTGATTTTGGATCGCAATATTGTTGTGAAGAACTCCCTTATCGATGGCTCAGTCTCTGGTCACTTGCAAGTCAAAGGGGCCCCGAGCAATCCGATCTTGCTTGGAAAAATCAACATGGAAAAGAAATCCAAACTGATCTTTAAAGATAAAGTTTTCGACATTCAAAATGGTGTTATTGAGTTTAATGATCCTGATCAGATCAACCCGAATCTTTATATCACGGCTCAGTCGCGCATTAACGACTACGATATTTCGCTTTTGGCGCAAGGACCTTCAAAAAACCTGACTATTCGTTTAACGAGCGTGCCTCCCCTGCCAGAACAAGATATTATTTCTTTGATCGCGCTGGGTGTAACATCCTCGGCGATGGATCAAAACGTTCAGTCGCGTCAACAAGCGGAGCAATTGGGTTTTGAAATCGGTGGTGCGGTGTTGGCAAAACCGATCGGCAAGGCTTTTGAAAGTGCAACAGGATTTAACTTACAAGTGGGATCCCAATACGACTCCACTCGCAACATCAGTGTTCCAAAGGTCACTGTCAGTCGCCGTCTTTCAGAACGCGTGAAAGTTTCAGGAAGTCGTCCCGTTCGTGATACTCAGTCTTATGACTTAAAACTGGAATACTTTATTAACAACAACTGGACAGCCATCGGTTCTTTTGAAAATCGGGGTATCGAAGACAACACGACTTTGCAATCCACACAACCGGAAGCACAAAGCATCTTCGGTTTGGATCTTGAGTTTAAGAGGGAGTTCAAATAA
- a CDS encoding POTRA domain-containing protein: protein MFRSRTLLSLLLLTSALAAPLPGWAKKMLKYSNLPPEIQTELLKRFPQVEKEKLTLEQIDEVIRFLQLKPQFTSIRVMDDGNGSPYRMEFLRTRRVTNLKFFGNKGISDTEVENIFGVKNGDVFDQQNLIEGAEKIRQAYKERGYYNAIVDIEMPPESEDLVGVAVKITENKQTVIHNIVLQSANVELNKTLAKKLSKYLNDPFTDNSLSEVNKRARDYLRSNHYIRADITGPTTEFSSDESQVTLFYSIDKTESYTFDYQGYQGVKILKIRDVEKALDLDNFYSGNPAVGTELGQKIRAYYLAQGYARAEVKAEETEGKNRFERKVTFSINEGPRVKIQKINFTGRFSKNESYYAEFIEKHSSPVVSERYYNKDDVDTGIKNLVLELQNNGFLQAKVLSSRTQYNKDKDAVTIYVNLDEGPLTVVESVEFTGNSSFSNEELLKVTRLRAGPLRLGHIEESISRLKDFYHERGYIEMILLNEKEDLVTYDDTNTKASLHFKIFEGPQVRAASIILEGNNFTKDYVIQKELEFTQGDLITPSKVEESIARLQRTGFFSSVEIRTLEEKTNVANRTVLVKVSEREPGLFTIGGGATNERTLTLRGYLGVAYRNLWGTGRGVSVRLEGNYNVADIKFLESRIILGYLEPYIFGTRVRGRINLARSKTVTDYDLRKITEVNSTTYSLEKDFTSHVLGIWDLWSLATIKDYSLEDKFPSITQDIATTGPTLDVDFRDNPFNPTKGTFTRWSAEYSSPDLGSTRTIEFWRSTLSFTHYWTVAHYKMQPVVWANQVRGGYLKNLSDNGGVPWDKKGFTLGGQSTIRGYEAGTQEVFPNRTDLGIGPNDSTYYLRTDSTMYLVKSELRFPIYGNLGGAVFYDGGSVQIQGLHFQDSYRDSAGFGIRYNTPVGPLSLEWAWKLDARPTEEPWRFHLSIGTF, encoded by the coding sequence ATGTTCCGTTCTCGAACCCTTTTATCTCTTTTGCTTTTGACCAGTGCTTTGGCCGCTCCCCTTCCGGGCTGGGCGAAGAAGATGTTGAAGTATTCAAATCTTCCTCCCGAGATCCAAACGGAATTGTTAAAAAGATTTCCGCAAGTTGAAAAAGAAAAACTAACGCTCGAACAAATCGACGAAGTGATTCGCTTCTTGCAACTGAAACCTCAATTCACTTCAATCCGCGTCATGGATGACGGCAACGGCAGTCCGTACCGTATGGAATTTTTAAGAACCCGCCGTGTGACGAATTTGAAATTCTTCGGCAACAAAGGTATTTCCGATACGGAAGTTGAAAATATTTTCGGCGTCAAAAATGGAGACGTTTTCGATCAGCAGAACTTAATTGAAGGTGCTGAAAAGATTCGTCAGGCGTATAAAGAGCGTGGCTACTACAATGCCATTGTCGATATTGAAATGCCTCCGGAAAGCGAAGACCTGGTTGGCGTGGCCGTTAAAATCACGGAAAACAAGCAGACCGTCATCCATAACATCGTTTTACAAAGTGCGAACGTAGAACTGAATAAAACTCTGGCGAAAAAACTCAGTAAGTATTTAAATGATCCGTTTACGGACAACTCTCTTTCTGAGGTGAATAAAAGGGCCCGCGATTATTTGCGCTCCAACCACTATATTCGCGCCGATATTACGGGACCGACGACCGAGTTTAGCTCAGATGAATCTCAAGTGACGCTGTTTTATAGCATTGATAAAACGGAAAGTTATACGTTTGACTATCAAGGATACCAAGGCGTCAAGATCCTCAAAATCCGGGACGTTGAAAAGGCTTTGGATTTGGATAATTTTTATTCAGGCAATCCTGCCGTGGGCACGGAGCTTGGACAGAAAATTCGCGCTTACTATCTGGCGCAAGGTTATGCCCGCGCCGAGGTAAAAGCTGAAGAAACAGAAGGAAAGAATCGCTTTGAGCGTAAAGTGACTTTTTCAATCAACGAAGGCCCTCGCGTTAAAATTCAGAAAATTAATTTTACAGGCCGCTTTAGCAAGAACGAAAGTTACTATGCGGAGTTTATTGAAAAACACAGCTCTCCGGTGGTCAGCGAGCGTTATTACAATAAAGACGATGTCGATACGGGAATTAAGAACTTAGTTTTGGAACTTCAGAACAACGGATTTTTGCAAGCCAAAGTGCTGTCTTCGCGCACGCAGTACAATAAGGACAAAGACGCCGTCACTATTTACGTGAACTTGGATGAAGGACCTTTGACGGTTGTGGAATCGGTGGAATTCACCGGAAATTCTTCTTTTAGCAATGAAGAGCTTCTTAAAGTCACTCGTCTTCGCGCGGGGCCGTTGCGTTTAGGCCATATCGAGGAATCAATCAGCCGTCTTAAAGATTTCTATCATGAGCGGGGCTACATTGAGATGATTCTGCTCAATGAAAAAGAAGATCTGGTCACTTATGACGATACAAATACCAAAGCGTCTTTGCATTTTAAAATCTTTGAAGGACCTCAGGTTCGCGCAGCCTCTATTATTTTAGAAGGCAATAACTTCACCAAAGATTATGTGATTCAAAAAGAACTGGAGTTCACACAAGGAGACCTCATCACTCCAAGCAAGGTTGAAGAGTCCATCGCTCGCCTGCAGCGCACGGGATTTTTTAGCTCTGTTGAAATCCGCACTCTGGAGGAAAAAACCAACGTCGCTAATCGCACGGTTTTGGTGAAAGTCTCTGAAAGAGAGCCGGGACTTTTTACCATCGGTGGTGGCGCGACGAATGAACGAACGCTGACTTTGCGTGGTTACTTGGGTGTGGCCTATCGCAATTTGTGGGGAACCGGTCGCGGAGTTTCTGTGCGCCTGGAAGGAAACTACAATGTCGCGGATATCAAGTTTCTCGAAAGCCGCATCATCCTCGGCTATTTAGAGCCTTATATTTTCGGCACACGTGTTCGCGGTCGTATTAATTTAGCCCGATCTAAAACCGTGACTGATTATGATCTTCGTAAAATCACCGAAGTGAACTCCACAACTTATTCGCTTGAAAAAGATTTCACGTCCCATGTCTTGGGTATCTGGGATTTATGGTCTTTAGCGACAATCAAAGACTACAGCTTGGAAGACAAGTTCCCTTCGATCACGCAAGATATCGCGACGACAGGACCGACTTTAGATGTCGACTTCCGCGACAATCCATTTAATCCGACCAAAGGAACTTTCACGCGTTGGAGTGCGGAGTATTCGTCTCCGGATCTAGGCAGCACACGCACGATTGAATTCTGGCGCAGCACTTTAAGCTTCACTCACTACTGGACAGTGGCGCATTATAAAATGCAACCCGTTGTTTGGGCGAATCAGGTGCGCGGCGGGTATCTAAAAAACTTAAGCGATAACGGCGGCGTTCCTTGGGATAAAAAAGGTTTCACTTTGGGAGGCCAATCAACCATTCGTGGTTACGAAGCCGGTACTCAGGAAGTCTTCCCGAATCGTACGGATTTAGGAATCGGTCCGAATGATTCCACTTATTACCTCAGAACTGACTCGACAATGTATCTCGTGAAATCAGAACTTCGTTTTCCTATTTACGGAAACTTAGGTGGAGCTGTTTTCTATGATGGTGGCTCCGTACAAATTCAAGGTTTGCATTTCCAAGACAGCTATCGCGACTCGGCGGGATTCGGTATTCGCTACAATACGCCGGTGGGACCTTTGAGCTTGGAATGGGCTTGGAAATTAGACGCGCGCCCGACAGAAGAACCTTGGCGCTTCCATCTGTCGATTGGAACTTTCTAA
- a CDS encoding helix-turn-helix domain-containing protein, protein MRQKNMLADFLKQKRVAAGLSQRDVADKLGYSTPQFISNWERGVSHPPINALKKLGELYKVSADDLFEVTLNATVQEVTQDLRRKFASSKAR, encoded by the coding sequence ATGAGACAAAAAAATATGTTAGCAGATTTTTTAAAGCAAAAACGTGTAGCAGCAGGTCTTTCTCAAAGAGACGTGGCTGACAAATTGGGATACTCAACTCCTCAGTTTATTTCTAACTGGGAAAGAGGAGTTTCTCATCCTCCAATCAACGCTCTTAAGAAGTTGGGAGAACTTTATAAAGTATCAGCTGATGATCTTTTTGAAGTGACGCTCAATGCGACGGTTCAAGAGGTGACTCAAGATCTTCGCCGCAAATTCGCAAGCAGCAAAGCTCGCTAA
- a CDS encoding acyl-[acyl-carrier-protein] thioesterase codes for MSKSEYALWTEKYHITSLLVNPLGRLGLYGTLNLIQETAWMHAERLGFGMQDMEKEGLYWVLTRQTLHMKEWPRFGQNIKVQTWLRPPEGAFVTREFAILNENDKEIGLCATSWLALDRQSKKILPAQNLRDWDHLTYERSSGLTPEKIPVAGEYEKLAKYRVRNSDLDINQHVNNTKYAQWILDAIPYEYHKSLLLKSYSVNFLAETHLGDKVQIDRSLQSPDVHNNSQGTTNYKGTRVGDDKVLFTATLEWEKRS; via the coding sequence ATGAGCAAATCGGAATATGCCCTCTGGACAGAAAAGTATCACATTACAAGTTTGCTAGTGAATCCGTTGGGACGCTTGGGACTTTACGGCACTCTCAATCTTATCCAAGAGACCGCTTGGATGCACGCCGAACGCTTAGGTTTTGGAATGCAAGATATGGAGAAAGAAGGCCTTTATTGGGTGTTGACCCGCCAAACTCTGCACATGAAGGAATGGCCTCGATTCGGTCAGAATATCAAAGTGCAAACGTGGCTGCGTCCACCTGAGGGCGCTTTTGTGACACGGGAGTTTGCTATTTTGAACGAGAACGACAAGGAGATCGGGCTTTGCGCAACTTCGTGGCTGGCTTTGGATCGCCAATCTAAAAAAATTCTTCCTGCACAGAACCTTCGGGATTGGGATCATTTAACTTATGAACGTTCTTCAGGTCTAACACCCGAAAAAATCCCCGTGGCTGGCGAATACGAAAAGCTCGCCAAGTACCGTGTTCGTAACTCTGACTTAGATATCAATCAACACGTGAACAACACGAAATACGCCCAGTGGATTCTGGACGCTATTCCTTATGAGTACCACAAGTCTTTGCTGTTAAAGTCCTATTCGGTCAATTTCTTGGCAGAAACTCACTTGGGAGATAAAGTTCAGATTGATCGCAGTCTGCAATCGCCCGATGTTCACAATAATTCTCAAGGAACAACGAACTACAAAGGAACTCGCGTCGGTGATGATAAGGTTCTATTTACAGCAACGTTGGAGTGGGAGAAACGTTCATGA
- a CDS encoding DOMON-like domain-containing protein, with amino-acid sequence MKNLVPFHSTNRTSQFSVEADCFQTKPTTLTIEFKITGPLEHIVWPSPGVIESREDGLWQSTCLEVFVSETREKNEPYLEINCSPNGNWNAYSFSSYREGMKPSSDITVRLKERSSEKNEAFFRIEVNSSQPLNPRVVGLTAVVEFLGGEKSYWSLRHAAPQPDFHDKNGWE; translated from the coding sequence ATGAAAAATCTTGTTCCATTTCATTCTACAAACCGCACGAGTCAGTTTTCCGTTGAAGCCGACTGCTTTCAAACAAAACCCACGACTTTGACGATTGAATTTAAAATCACCGGCCCTCTTGAACATATTGTGTGGCCTTCCCCGGGAGTCATTGAATCCCGTGAAGACGGCCTTTGGCAGAGCACTTGCCTTGAGGTTTTTGTCTCTGAAACTCGTGAGAAAAATGAACCCTATCTCGAGATCAATTGCTCTCCAAACGGCAACTGGAATGCTTATAGTTTTAGCAGTTACCGTGAAGGTATGAAGCCCTCCTCGGATATCACCGTGCGTCTGAAAGAGCGCAGTTCCGAAAAGAACGAAGCGTTCTTTCGAATTGAGGTGAACAGTTCTCAGCCATTAAATCCCCGCGTTGTAGGTTTAACGGCGGTGGTGGAGTTCTTAGGTGGCGAGAAAAGCTATTGGTCGCTTCGCCATGCGGCTCCTCAACCTGACTTTCATGATAAAAACGGTTGGGAATAG
- a CDS encoding MmgE/PrpD family protein — protein MKKHTVRVYPSKEKLDRKDQLAWKIAEIASDNAPIKADVTDMVINRIIDNASVAIAAANRRPVASARAMAIAHPRAHGATVFGMPNDQKFDCEWAAWANGTAVRELDFHDTYLAADYSHPGDNIPAILAVAQQMGKNGKELLKGIVTGYEVHVDLVKAICLHEYKKDHIAHLCPAQAAGIGTLLSLPTETIFQAVQQAVHVSFTTRQSRKGEISSWKAYAPAHAGKLAVEAVDRVMRGEGAPSPIYEGEDSVIAYMLSGKNGKYEVPLPEVGEEKRAILETYTKEHSAEYQSQALIDLARKMKPMIKNFDDIASIVIHTSHHTHYVIGTGANDPQKMDPNASRETLDHSIMYIFAVALQDGTWHHVNSYAPERAKRADTVALWHKISTVEDKQWTAWYHETDPDKKRFGGRVEITMKDGSKIVDELGVADAHPAGARPFKRADYIRKFDTLTEGIITKAERDRFIGLVENLENLTAEQVQQLNVQIPIDKLVNNKRDNKGIF, from the coding sequence ATGAAGAAACACACTGTTCGCGTTTATCCTTCTAAAGAAAAGCTTGATCGCAAAGACCAACTTGCTTGGAAAATTGCTGAAATCGCTTCTGACAATGCACCTATCAAAGCTGACGTTACTGATATGGTTATCAACCGTATCATCGACAATGCTTCTGTTGCTATCGCAGCAGCAAACCGTCGCCCCGTAGCTTCGGCTCGTGCGATGGCGATTGCGCATCCTCGCGCTCATGGTGCGACTGTATTCGGTATGCCAAACGATCAAAAATTTGACTGTGAGTGGGCGGCATGGGCGAACGGTACTGCGGTTCGTGAATTGGATTTCCATGACACTTACTTGGCGGCTGACTACTCTCACCCTGGTGACAACATTCCAGCGATCTTGGCGGTTGCTCAACAAATGGGTAAAAACGGTAAAGAGCTTTTGAAAGGGATCGTGACTGGTTATGAAGTTCATGTGGATCTAGTAAAAGCGATCTGCTTGCACGAATACAAAAAAGACCATATCGCTCACTTGTGCCCTGCTCAAGCTGCGGGTATCGGTACATTGTTGTCTCTTCCAACTGAAACTATTTTCCAAGCTGTGCAACAAGCGGTTCACGTTTCTTTCACAACTCGCCAATCTCGTAAAGGTGAGATCTCTTCTTGGAAAGCTTACGCTCCTGCACACGCTGGTAAATTGGCTGTTGAAGCTGTCGACCGTGTTATGCGTGGCGAAGGTGCTCCGTCTCCAATTTATGAAGGTGAAGATTCAGTTATCGCTTACATGCTTTCAGGCAAAAACGGTAAATACGAAGTTCCACTTCCAGAAGTTGGCGAAGAAAAACGCGCGATCCTTGAGACTTACACGAAAGAGCACTCTGCAGAGTACCAATCTCAAGCATTGATCGACTTGGCTCGTAAAATGAAACCAATGATCAAAAACTTCGACGATATCGCAAGCATCGTGATCCACACTTCTCACCACACTCACTATGTGATTGGTACTGGTGCAAACGATCCACAAAAAATGGATCCAAATGCATCTCGCGAAACACTTGATCACTCGATCATGTACATCTTCGCAGTGGCTCTTCAAGACGGAACTTGGCACCACGTTAACTCGTATGCTCCAGAGCGCGCGAAACGTGCTGACACTGTGGCTTTGTGGCACAAAATTTCTACTGTTGAAGACAAACAATGGACTGCTTGGTACCACGAGACAGATCCAGATAAAAAACGCTTCGGTGGCCGCGTAGAAATCACAATGAAAGACGGTTCTAAGATCGTTGATGAACTAGGTGTGGCTGATGCTCATCCAGCGGGGGCTCGTCCATTCAAACGTGCTGACTACATCCGTAAGTTTGACACTTTGACTGAGGGAATCATCACAAAAGCAGAACGCGATCGTTTCATCGGTCTTGTTGAGAATCTTGAGAATTTGACTGCTGAACAAGTTCAACAGTTGAACGTTCAGATTCCTATCGACAAGTTGGTTAACAATAAGCGCGATAATAAAGGGATCTTCTAG
- the prpB gene encoding methylisocitrate lyase has translation MLFPEITPAQKRKNFREALKSGKLLQFPGSWSPLVSMAIEREGFDGVYISGSVLSNDLGYPDIGLTSLTEVAQRGRQISRTTKLPTIIDIDTGFGEPMSATRTVQEMIEMGLAGCHIEDQINPKRCGHLDGKALVTRDEATRKVAAAARGKKLDENFLLIARTDARAVEGIDKAIDRAKAYIDAGADCIFTEALENEKEFETFRKAVSVPLLANMTEFGKGRLYTYEELSNLGYNIVIYPVTTFRLAMGATVSGLHEIKTKGTQEGLLDKMQTRKDLYALSRYDEYNSFDTSIFNFTLK, from the coding sequence ATGTTATTTCCTGAAATTACTCCTGCGCAGAAGCGTAAAAATTTTCGTGAAGCCTTAAAATCTGGAAAACTACTTCAATTTCCGGGCTCTTGGTCGCCTCTTGTGAGTATGGCTATTGAGAGAGAAGGATTTGATGGGGTTTATATCTCGGGGTCTGTTCTTTCTAATGATCTTGGATATCCTGATATTGGGTTGACGTCTTTGACTGAAGTCGCTCAGCGTGGTCGTCAGATTTCTCGCACGACGAAGCTTCCTACTATTATTGATATTGATACTGGTTTTGGTGAGCCTATGTCTGCGACTCGCACTGTGCAAGAGATGATCGAGATGGGCCTTGCGGGTTGCCATATTGAAGATCAAATCAATCCGAAGCGTTGTGGTCACCTTGATGGCAAAGCTCTTGTGACTCGCGATGAAGCGACTCGCAAAGTGGCGGCGGCCGCTCGTGGTAAGAAGCTTGATGAGAATTTTCTTTTGATTGCTCGTACGGATGCTCGTGCTGTTGAAGGCATTGATAAAGCCATTGATCGTGCGAAGGCTTACATTGATGCGGGAGCAGATTGCATCTTCACTGAGGCTCTTGAGAATGAAAAAGAATTTGAAACTTTCCGTAAGGCTGTGAGTGTTCCTTTGCTTGCGAACATGACAGAGTTCGGTAAAGGTCGTCTTTACACTTATGAAGAGCTTTCTAACCTTGGATACAATATCGTGATTTATCCTGTGACAACATTCCGTCTTGCGATGGGTGCGACTGTTTCAGGTCTTCACGAAATCAAAACTAAAGGAACTCAGGAAGGTCTTTTGGATAAGATGCAAACTCGTAAAGACTTGTATGCACTTTCTCGTTATGACGAGTACAACTCTTTTGATACCAGTATTTTTAACTTCACTTTGAAGTAA